Part of the Prunus dulcis chromosome 8, ALMONDv2, whole genome shotgun sequence genome is shown below.
agaTGTACTCATGTTCAGCATCTTCTACAATAATCAAAGTGCGAAGATTTCCTGTTGTGAATGTGGATACTATTAATTGCGCGTTGTTATCCATTTCTTGAGAAAGGCTTAATCTTTcagttattaaaaattaaaatagtttcTCTGTGATCTATTAGAATCCCATCACAGGAAGCCTTAAGTTCAAGAAAAATTCTGCAATCTTTATTGAAAGCAGTAACAAGAATCAGAAAGGGTTTGAATACAAGCTGTTAGCACAGAAACTAATCAAGTAACAATCTAACTTCCCTTAACTAATCCTGCCCACACCGAAAACACAATATCTGAAACTACACATTATAGCATCTGACAGTAAGCCAATCTAGTTGACTATTCTGCATTATAATTGACCATTCATTTAAGAAATTTAGTTGGCTCCTCATCAAATTAGTCAACTGTTCTTCAGTTTGATCTTCAACATCCTTCTCACCTCTTCCTTATATAGCTCAGCATTTGCACAACAAACCAGCCACTACTGTTTCACAGCTCAGTATCAATAGAAGCAGCAGCTTCATCTTGCTAAATCTTCAGGATAGCTATTTTCTTCAGCTAATTAGTAGCTGGGGTATGGCAAGTTACCTGCCGTTCCACACAATCCCTGTCCACAAGGTGGTAATCAAAAACCAACTTCCTAAGTTGCATTTTTTGGAATTAATTAAGACCACTGAAGTAGTAGTGCTTGGGTTACTGCTTAACTAGTATGCAAGCTAGTGCAGCTACTGCCTCAACAAAAATCTGACCTTTTGTAGTTTAGGTAATGGTTTACATATCTCCCAATGTGCTTCTTAAGCTGGGATACATGGACCACAGGGTGAATTTTTTAATCATGATGTAAAATTTATAAACCACTGAACCAACCTTGGCTTCCACTGGAAAGGGCCCAAAATACTTAGCAGCTAACTTCAATTTTTTGCTAATGTTAATAAAAGTCAGTCGATATGGTTGCATCGATAGATAGACTAGATCTCCCACTTCAGATGATCTTACACCATGAGTTTTGTCTGCAAATTGTCTCATTATGTTCTCGGCTTGAGCAAATTCTCGCTGCAGCAACTTGTGCTTGTCTTTCTAGTTTCTATAGGGTTGTGACATGAGGACAATATCAAGATCTTTTTACTCACTTTGAGGTCTGTCTCTGTCATGCGTCTTAGATATGTTTCAAAACAGCTTGTAACTCTTTTAGAATGTCGATCAGTTTGTGGATGATAGGCAGTGCTCATATGCAGGCTCAGTTCCGAATAATAGATGGTGATAAGTTATTAAATCTTCCCATTTGTTTGATAGCTTTAGAAGACTTTGTCAAGTCACAAATAGATGGTCGTCTATGCTCAATATCATGAGCTAGAAATAGATGCGTCAAGTATTGTAGAAGGATGACTTAGAGCCAAAAAGTGGCTATATTTAGTAAATCTGTCTGTTACCACCAAGTTAAATCCTTTCCTTCTGACTTGAGCAATCCCTTCAATAAAATCCATGGACATGTAACTTCAAGCTTAATTGTGAAAATATCGAAGTTATCCTGCAGGTAATGAACTATCTAGACCATCCTTGTGGCTTGTAATTACTCTTTTAAGCCAGTTTGGAACCCCTTCTCTCTACTCCCAGCTTGGTTAACCATTTCTGCTGCAACAAGGTAAACCCTTTGCTCCGAAAAAGTATTTAAGGCTTCGATGATCAGTTAAGTTCTAATGACGTATTGGCTTCGATAATCGCTAAGAGTTAATTTTCGTAAGTAGACAGCCTCGTATTCCTAGACCGTTGTGCTTTGATAACAAAGGAATTGGCCTTGCCTCCTTACATAACTGCTCCAAGACCTTGGTTGCACAGAATCATGGCCTTTTTCAATAGTTGAAAGGCAAGGCTGTAGAATTCAGAACTGACAGCACATTTAGATTACACCCCCAgagtagaaagaaaaacaaacggTTATTATGTACTGCATAGACTATAATTATGCAAAAAGAGAGATGTCCTGAAATTTTAACGAAAAGCCAGCCAGTGGGGTTGGTGAACCTTGGAGTTGGACTAGTCTCATTATGAGGACCAAGCTTCATAGGATAAGGACAAAATGGCGTTCTCTGTCCTCCAAGTGTCTGATAAGCAAAGGAACACCCTACCTCACCTACCAACTAAACTTTTCATTATATTTACATAATAAAAGTATTAACAGTACTAAGGATAGAGGAGGATTATTAAAGTACGTTTATAGGATAAATGCTAAGAATGCATCTATGAGGAGAAATACTTAAGGTAGTTGTTTACGCGTCGGTGGGCGACTAATCCAAACACAGCTACTTTCACCGACTAATCCAAACACAGCTACTTCGTAATAGTAGATTTTGTTgttaaaagaaaggaaaaaaagaagaggattTTAATACAAAGATCCAAACAACTCCTCACTTTAGCAAAAAGGAGGCTTAACTtaagagtgagagagaggaggtggTCACCTACCGCCACGCCTAAAATGCCAAGTTCATCGCACTCTTACCAACTTATTTTCCACTTAAAAAAAGGAAGTGGATCCCACCTAGCCATGTGATTAGATTAACTTTAATGAAATTGGCATTATCAAATTCATTAGCTAGCAAAGCTAAGTATAGTTATAACCCAAACTATAAGTTACAACAGTGTCAACCCAGcaaaaataatacaaactAGTGTCATCCACACAGGGAACAACACTCCATGCAAATTGAATGTATTTacaataaaaatcaaaacaaatttcatatttatttcataTATGCACTTATTTCGAATATAATTTCTTCTTAACAATATATGATCGTGATATTGAAATTTCTTTCGTAATTAAAATTGAGAGAAATCTATcctcaaataaattttagTTTAATGGCAATACTCTTTTCAATGTTGAAAAAGATTGTAACTTCGAATTCCCgcttttgttattatttccATAAATTAGAAAGTTTTAGCTGAAATTCTAAGAGAGATGTTaaataccaaacatcaaatttaaatttgatggctgatgtggcaatttgacatttaCATAGTTTTACACTCCACCTGATatgtcaaataaataattattgtaaCAGTCAAATCATTtaagataaagaagaaaaaaattaataataataataataaatgaaagtaacaGCCGgttatctttaaaaaataataaaatatttatttaatatctTACTTTTGGAATGTCAACAATGACATCTCAACCTTCAGCCTTCATTCCACATCAGCTTTAACACATCGATTGGAATgatgtgagatgttatttCTAGCTGTTAAATGTCTATTTGGCATTTTTAACACATCAATTAGAGATGCTCTAAAATAAACTCCCTTGAAGGAAAGAGAATGATGACGTGATAAATACACAAAATGGTGTCACCAAGAACCAACCACaactttgacccaaaaaaaaaaaaagagccaaCCAGAACGCAACAAGTCTACAACCAATCAAATCATACCACTACCAGATGAGTGGGTCACACCTCCAAGGTACGAGTCTGATTCGTTTGAGGTTCCAAAACTCACACAACCGTCTCAGGACAGTTTCACCAACTCCGGACCGGATTTGGTGGTCGGTTCAACCAACCATCCGGTTCGAACCGGATACTTCATTCCATATATACCTTGATCTTTCCTCTTTCTAAATTCAGGTTCATCTGCCTGTATCCATTTAATCATTTTAAGCCAAGAAAACTGCAGAAATCCGAAGCCAGCAAAGcaacagaaaaacaaagctAGCAATGGCAACCAATGGAGCAGACCAGCAAAACCAGGCCGGGAGGCACCAAGAGGTTGGCCACAAGAGCCTCCTTCAAAGTGATGCACTTTACCAGGTAACCGAACACATATATGCAATCAAAGTcatgaattttcaaaatctccaacaacaaaaaaaagattttagaAAATTGGATGGTGATTAAGCTTAGAGctcatgtttttctttttgtgttttcgattttattttgtgtagTATATATTGGAGACAAGTGTGTACCCAAGAGAGCCTGAATCCATGAAGGAGCTCAGAGAAGTGACTGCAAAGCACCCATGGTTTGTTCTGATTTCATCAACCAGATTAAAATTCATCAATTTTGGAAATAACccttttgttaatttcttatttgagattggttggttggttggcTGATGTTGGAttggaaattttggaaaataaatataggAACATCATGACCACATCAGCTGATGAAGGCCAGTTCTTGAACATGCTTCTCAAGCTCATCAATGCCAAGAACACCATGGAGATTGGGGTCTTCACTGGTTACTCCCTCCTTGCCACAGCTCTTGCCATTCCTGATGATGGAAAGGTCAACTATCAATCCCTCAACTTCAATCAAAAATAcctcccaaaaaaagaaaaaaaaaaatttttaaataatcgTTTTGTATATTAATTTGGGAACTTTGTCACAGATCTTGGCCATGGACATAAATAGGGAAAACTATGACTTGGGTCGTCCAATTATCGAAAAAGCCGGCGTTGCCCACAAGATTGACTTCAGAGAAGGCCCTGCACTCCCAGTTCTCGACCAACTGGTCGAAGATGTAAGTTTCTGTGCAATCTTACATGTTATGTTATCAGaagttcatatttttttatcacTCATTCAGATTCGCAGTCTAACATGTAACATTTCGGTTCATTCATGGTACAATGCATAACACTAAAAAACAATTGATGTTCTGTGCAGGAGAAGAATCATGGGTCATATGATTTCATCTTCGTGGACGCAGACAAAGACAACTACATCAACTACCACAAGAGGCTAATTGATCTGGTGAAGGTTGGGGGTTTGATCGGCTACGACAACACCCTATGGAATGGCTCCGTGGTCGCGCCCCCTGATGCCCCGCTCCGCAAGTACGTTAGGTACTATAGGGACTTCGTGCTGGAGCTCAACAAGGCTCTCGCAGCTGACCCCAGAATTGAGATCTGTATGCTTCCAGTTGGCGATGGCATCACTCTCTGCCGTCGGATCAAATGAGCAACCCCAATTGACCTCATCACATTTCCTTGATGAAGCAAAGCAAATCggtgtttcttttctttttctttattgtctGTGGATTTGTATTTGGATGGGTCGTGAATGTTGATGGTGAAGGATTAAAAGGCTAATCCCATATTAAAATGTGCTGATTAAATTTGATGCCTTAATTATAatataccaaaaaaatgatTTCGTTATTTGTTTTTGCGTAATTTCTGGGTGAAGTTGTCTTTTGATGTATCAccaactcttttttaattttctacaTCAAGAGTTGAACTTAGGACCTACCTTTGAACTTACCTCTTACCAActgaaataaaatgaaaatcccAACTCATGCAAGAGTCATTTCTACcttatttcaataaaaataaataaatagataacAAAATAGATGGTTATGAGTGCAACACCCTAGTTTAGTATTGGTAAGAAAATGACATTTTTGtgattcaattttttgtttgcttaGTCAATCGACAGTTGAATGTGGGGAAGATTCGTTCATCATaataaattgaacaagaaatGTGCACACAGCCGGTCTTAGCAAGTCCAACCTAAAAATTTATACATTTAATATAAACTCAAAGTTTAGTGGTGATCATGATAATGATTTATAATCAATTGATGTTAACAAGTGGTCATGGTGTCCATGGACCATCCCAACAAGCAACAACCCATTTGTTGCGCCTCTTTCTTTGTGGtcatttatttgattttttattctgaacaaataaaaatcatgtACTCAAGGTTTAGTGTGATACAATTTTTCATGGAAGCAACCACAAAATAAGGCCAAGCCTCCTCATGAAAATTCTGAATATGTTGAAATTTGCATACTAAATATGTATAtttctgattttattttcagtAATTATATATAACTGAATTTAGGATACCGAGCCTCTGCATTTAGCATCAGTGCATTTATATGCATTTAGGAGAATATTAACTATTTGTgccatttaaaaaataataataataataaagagtTTTGGGGAAAacccaatttttgttttttcattgcGGATTAGAATAGTTTGAATTGGGTTGTGTAGAAAATAGGTTTGAGCAAGGTTTTaatcataacaaaaaaaaaaaggcttctTGCAATTTATGCATCAAACATTTACAAGTGCCCAAAAACTGTGCGATAGTATTAAAGTTAAACAAAGATATAGATCCAAATTTTCATTGAGGAATTGGGTTTAATTCTTTGATTTGGTGACTTATACAAgtcctttgacttttgtgcAACATAGGATtacattcatttttaaatattttctgatgtaatcttcttatttatttatttttaaaatcatttttaattCCAATGTTGCCTCTTATGACTTAAATCGGGTAATAGTTATTTATGTTGTAATAATTAGCCATTTTTTGTaggtaacatacaattttatttgtctatttttatATCTGACTTATAGgtagtcttctaatttatgttcctaaCTTATAGGTAATCTTCTAATTTAAGTTCTTAACTCATAAGTAGCACGATTTGTcactaagttttttttttttttttttttgggtgctaATAATAACACTATTTACCTAGATGTTAGGTATATAATTTCATGTGGGTGCTTGTCTGATCAATTGGTAAATTATGCGGGTCTTTACTTTTCattgattaaattatattttatccatgtattatgaatattatcaaggaaagaattcaaaatttaaattctgaaattcaatttacaaggaaa
Proteins encoded:
- the LOC117637812 gene encoding caffeoyl-CoA O-methyltransferase 5, translating into MATNGADQQNQAGRHQEVGHKSLLQSDALYQYILETSVYPREPESMKELREVTAKHPWNIMTTSADEGQFLNMLLKLINAKNTMEIGVFTGYSLLATALAIPDDGKILAMDINRENYDLGRPIIEKAGVAHKIDFREGPALPVLDQLVEDEKNHGSYDFIFVDADKDNYINYHKRLIDLVKVGGLIGYDNTLWNGSVVAPPDAPLRKYVRYYRDFVLELNKALAADPRIEICMLPVGDGITLCRRIK